The following coding sequences lie in one Lolium perenne isolate Kyuss_39 chromosome 2, Kyuss_2.0, whole genome shotgun sequence genomic window:
- the LOC127333096 gene encoding chlorophyll a-b binding protein CP29.2, chloroplastic — protein sequence MASSVAAAASTFLGTRLADPAPQNGRIVARFGFGLGKKKAPPKKSKAPPTTDRPLWFPGAQAPEYLDGTLIGDYGFDPFGLGKPAEYLQYDPDSLDQNLAQNLAGEVIGTRFEDADIKATPFQPYNEVFGLQRFRECELIHGRWAMLATLGALTVEWLTGVTWQDAGKVELIDGSSYLGQPLPFTITTLIWIEVLVIGYIEFQRNAELDPERRLYPGGSYFDPLGLAADPEKKETLQLAEIKHARLAMVGFLGFAVQAAATGKGPLNNWATHLSDPLHTTIFDTLGSS from the exons ATGGCTTCGTcggtggctgcggcggcgagCACCTTCCTCGGGACCCGCCTCGCGGACCCGGCGCCGCAGAACGGGCGCATCGTGGCGCGCTTCGGCTTCGGCTTGGGCAAGAAGAAGGCGCCGCCGAAGAAGTCCAAGGCACCACCGACCACCGACCGGCCGCTGTGGTTCCCCGGCGCGCAGGCGCCCGAGTACCTCGACGGCACGCTCATCGGCGACTACGGGTTCGACCCCTTCGGCCTCGGGAAGCCGGCCGAGTACCTGCAGTACGACCCGGACTCCCTGGACCAGAACCTTGCCCAGAACCTGGCCGGGGAGGTCATCGGCACCCGGTTCGAGGACGCCGACATCAAGGCCACCCCTTTCCAGCCCTACAACGAGGTGTTCGGCCTCCAGAGGTTCCGCGAGTGCGAGCTCATCCATGGCCGCTGGGCCATGCTCGCCACCCTCGGCGCCCTCACCGTCGAGTGGCTCACCGGTGTCACCTGGCAGGACGCCGGCAAG GTGGAGCTGATTGACGGCTCGTCGTACCTGGGCCAGCCGCTGCCATTCACGATCACGACGCTCATCTGGATCGAGGTGCTGGTGATCGGCTACATCGAGTTCCAGCGCAACGCCGAGCTGGACCCGGAGAGGCGGCTCTACCCCGGCGGCTCATACTTCGACCCGCTGGGCCTCGCCGCGGACCCTGAGAAGAAGGAAACCCTGCAGCTGGCGGAGATCAAGCACGCCCGCCTCGCCATGGTCGGCTTCCTCGGCTTCGCCGTGCAGGCCGCCGCCACCGGCAAGGGCCCCCTCAACAACTGGGCCACCCACCTCAGCGACCCGCTGCACACCACCATCTTCGACACCCTCGGCTCCTCTTAA
- the LOC127333097 gene encoding protein THYLAKOID FORMATION1, chloroplastic — protein MAAISSLPFAALRRAADWRPSTATAAVSISGGVVLNARSRRGSRSVVRCVAASDIPPTVADTKLNFLKSYKRPIPSIYSTVLQELLVQQHLMRYKSTYQYDPVFALGFVTVYDQLMEGYPSNEDRDAIFKSYVTALNEDPEQYRADAQKMEEWARSQNGNLLVEFSSRDGEIESILKDISERAQGKGNFSYSRFFAVGLFRLLELSNATEPTVLDKLCAALNINKKSVDRDLDVYRNLLSKLVQAKELLKEYVEREKKKRQERLDTPKPNEAVAKFDGNAVA, from the exons ATGGCGGCCATATCGTCGCTCCCCTTCGCTGCACTGCGCCGAGCCGCCGACTGGAGGCCGTCGACGGCGACTGCCGCGGTGAGCATCTCCGGCGGCGTCGTGCTCAACGCGAGGTCTCGGCGGGGTTCACGTTCGGTGGTGCGCTGCGTCGCCGCAAGTG ATATTCCACCTACCGTGGCGGACACAAAGTTGAACTTTCTAAAGTCATACAAGCGTCCTATCCCAAGCATTTACAGTACAGTCCTACAAGAACTTTTGGTGCAGCAACATCTGATGAGATACAAAAGTACCTATCAGTATGATCCTGTGTTTGCTCTTGGCTTTGTCACCGTCTATGATCAGCTTATGGAAGGGTACCCTAGCAACGAGGATAGGGATGCCATCTTCAAGTCATATGTAACAGCATTAAATGAAGACCCTGAGCAATACAG AGCTGATGCACAAAAGATGGAAGAGTGGGCACGCTCCCAGAATGGTAACCTGTTAGTTGAATTTTCGTCCAGAGATGGCGAAATAGAGTCCATTCTGAAAGATATATCAGAAAGGGCCCAGGGTAAGGGAAACTTCAGCTACAGCCGGTTCTTTGCAGTTGGCTTGTTCCGTTTGCTTGAGCTCTCAAATGCAACGGAGCCAACAGTACTAGACAAG CTTTGTGCTGCTCTAAACATCAACAAAAAAAGCGTGGATAGAGACCTCGACGTTTACCGCAACTTGCTCTCGAAACTTGTTCAAGCCAAGGAACTTCTCAAGGAATATGTCGAGAG GGAAAAGAAGAAGAGACAAGAGAGACTGGATACACCGAAACCGAATGAAGCTGTTGCGAAATTCGATGGAAACGCTGTGGCGTGA